From a single Capsicum annuum cultivar UCD-10X-F1 chromosome 12, UCD10Xv1.1, whole genome shotgun sequence genomic region:
- the LOC107849247 gene encoding uncharacterized protein LOC107849247 — translation MNEAVEAGKKNIKRILRKIVDGNREWHEKLSYALLGYHTIIRTSTPYMLVYGSETVIPAEVEIPSLRIIQEVGLDDAEWVRSMIEQLMLIDKKRLDAVCHGQLYQNRMIKAFNKKVKPRRFTPGQLVLKKIFPYQGEAKGKFSPNWQGPYIIHRVLSGEAVKLTEMDDTVHFEDPGQKLRKEDPHRKIRLFTCPNKTPPIGANHLNGSNNFANRRIIV, via the exons ATGAATGAAGCAGTTGAAGCTGGAAAGAAGAATAtcaagaggattttgagaaaaatagtggATGGTAATAGGGAATGGCATGAGAAATTGTCATATGCTTTACTTGGATATCACACCATAATCAGAACTTCTACTCCTTACATGTTGGTCTATGGGTCGGAAACGGTGATACCTGCAGAAGTTGAGATACCTTCATTACGAATAATCCAGGAGGTTGGTCTAGACGACGCTGAATGGGTTCGTAGCATGATTGAACAGTTGATGCTTATTGACAAAAAGAGATTGGATGCAGTCTGTCATGGTCAACTCTATCAAAACAGAATGATCAAGGCGTTCAACAAGAAAGTCAAGCCTCGTCGATTCACACCTGGACAATTGGTATTGAAGAAAATATTCCCTTACCAAGGTGAAGCCAAAGGGAAATTTTCACCAAATTGGCAAGGTCCATACATAATTCATCGAGTGCTCTCAGGAGAAGCAGTGAAACTTACAGAAATGGACGACACA GTACATTTTGAAGACCCTGGTCAAAAACTAAGAAAAGAGGATCCTCATAGGAAGATTAGGTTATTTACTTGTCCCAACAAAACTCCGCCAATCGGAGCCAACCACCTGAATGGGTCGAATAACTTCGCTAATCGGAGAATTATCGTCTAA